In Pseudobythopirellula maris, a single window of DNA contains:
- a CDS encoding sugar phosphorylase, with the protein MPSPEANLADLVAPLRRRLATVYGDRAESALAALEAEFAELLSSEPLPEPPSGSRWNERDVVLITYADQLRDETSGATPLVALREWLVAQGYDELLSTVHLLPFCPYSSDDGFSVIDYLEVDPDAGSWDDIAALGEPFDLMFDLVLNHISQHSTWYQAYLKGEEPYTRFFVEADPTADYSQVVRPRSLPLLTPAEVNGETRHVWTTFSDDQIDLNYEEPLVLARMLRILVEYARRGARIIRLDAVAFLWKQLGTNCLHLAETHEIVKLMRDVLAVLAPRTLVLTETNVPHKENISYFGSIDPNGRGDEAHMVYQFSLPPLLLEAFTSGDATALRSWLTDLAPPPRGCTFFNFTASHDGVGVRPLEGLVDDDRLAAMVEAVGARGGKINTRRKPDGSDAPYELNITYVDAVSPTAPDDPAARTPENVDLHAARFLASQAVMLSLQGMPAVYFHSLVGTRNDNEGVAATGINRRINRHKYDRAELDAMLAAGGPSGDSGSLQRKIHDGYKRLLAARTAEPVFHPDVPQHVCDPENQHLLTLERRTSDGSAALLVAVNFANDEQTAVLPSRYRQGGTDLISGESIAASPRLTLAPGQVVWLRAGAG; encoded by the coding sequence TTGCCATCTCCCGAAGCCAATCTCGCCGACCTCGTGGCGCCGCTGCGCCGGCGTCTTGCGACGGTCTACGGCGACCGGGCCGAATCGGCCCTCGCGGCGCTAGAGGCCGAGTTCGCCGAGCTGCTCTCCAGCGAACCGCTGCCCGAGCCGCCCAGCGGCTCACGCTGGAACGAGCGCGACGTGGTGCTGATCACCTACGCCGATCAGCTTCGTGACGAGACATCGGGCGCCACCCCGCTGGTCGCGCTCCGCGAGTGGCTCGTTGCCCAAGGCTACGACGAGCTGCTGAGCACCGTCCACCTGCTGCCGTTCTGCCCTTACAGCTCGGACGACGGGTTCTCGGTGATCGACTACCTGGAGGTCGACCCCGACGCCGGCAGCTGGGACGACATCGCCGCGCTGGGCGAGCCGTTCGACCTGATGTTCGACCTGGTGCTGAACCACATCTCGCAGCACAGCACGTGGTACCAGGCCTACCTCAAGGGCGAGGAGCCGTACACACGATTCTTTGTCGAGGCCGACCCCACTGCCGATTACTCGCAGGTCGTGCGGCCGCGGAGCCTGCCGCTGCTCACGCCGGCCGAAGTGAACGGCGAGACCCGCCACGTTTGGACCACGTTCAGCGACGACCAGATCGACCTGAACTACGAGGAGCCGCTGGTCCTGGCGCGCATGCTGCGGATCTTGGTGGAGTACGCCCGCCGCGGCGCGCGGATCATCCGGCTCGATGCGGTGGCGTTCTTGTGGAAGCAGCTCGGCACGAACTGCCTGCACCTGGCGGAGACGCACGAGATCGTCAAGCTGATGCGCGACGTGCTCGCCGTGCTCGCCCCGCGCACGCTGGTGCTCACCGAGACCAACGTGCCGCACAAGGAGAACATCAGCTACTTCGGCTCGATCGACCCGAACGGTCGGGGCGACGAGGCGCACATGGTGTACCAGTTCAGCCTGCCGCCGCTGCTGTTGGAGGCGTTCACGTCGGGCGACGCGACGGCGCTGCGGAGCTGGCTCACCGACCTCGCCCCGCCGCCGCGCGGCTGCACGTTCTTCAACTTCACCGCGTCGCACGACGGCGTGGGGGTGCGGCCCCTGGAAGGGCTGGTGGACGACGACCGACTCGCGGCGATGGTCGAGGCGGTCGGCGCCCGCGGCGGCAAGATCAACACCCGCCGCAAGCCGGACGGCTCCGACGCCCCGTACGAGCTGAACATCACGTACGTCGACGCCGTCTCGCCCACGGCGCCCGACGACCCGGCCGCCCGTACGCCTGAGAACGTCGACTTGCACGCCGCCCGTTTCCTGGCGTCGCAGGCGGTGATGCTCTCGCTCCAAGGCATGCCGGCCGTCTACTTCCACAGCCTCGTGGGCACACGCAACGACAACGAGGGCGTGGCCGCCACCGGCATCAACCGCCGCATCAACCGCCACAAGTACGACCGCGCCGAGCTCGACGCGATGCTCGCCGCCGGAGGCCCCTCGGGCGACAGCGGCTCTTTGCAGCGCAAGATCCACGACGGTTACAAGCGCTTGCTCGCCGCTCGCACGGCCGAGCCGGTCTTCCACCCCGACGTGCCGCAACACGTTTGCGACCCGGAGAACCAACACCTGCTGACGCTGGAGCGTCGCACGTCCGACGGCTCGGCGGCGCTGCTGGTGGCGGTGAACTTCGCCAACGACGAGCAGACCGCGGTGCTGCCGTCGCGCTACCGGCAGGGGGGCACGGACCTGATCAGCGGCGAGTCGATCGCCGCGTCGCCGCGGCTGACGCTCGCGCCGGGGCAAGTGGTGTGGCTGCGGGCCGGCGCCGGTTAA
- a CDS encoding glycosyltransferase family 4 protein → MSEEDNKRGHRIGFVGTRFAGTDGVSLEAAKWAKVLWHYRHTSYWFGGKLDTNPEVSMLVPHAYFGHPDIEWVNERSFGKITRDPEVTRRVFAIADHLKRSLYDFVRKFDIEILVVQNASCIPMNLPLGVAIALFCAETNFPTIAHHHDFYWERDRFTVNSVGDLLRMAFPCTMPCIQHVTINSEAQRALSHRRGVSSVLVPNVLDFEKQPTGIDDYNADFRQSIGLEPDDILFLQPTRVVPRKGIEHAIALIQSLGNPKCKLVVSHESGDEGNDYLNALQEMAEHQGVDLRYVPQSIGEERGVNEAGEKVYLLADAYAHADFITYPSLYEGFGNALIEAFYYRKPVLVNRYSIFVSDIEPKGFDVPTMNGFLTRDVTAKVKRIIDDPVYRQEMVDHNYELSLRFFSHAVLRRKLRALITNVTGLDDL, encoded by the coding sequence ATGTCCGAGGAAGACAACAAGCGCGGCCACAGGATTGGCTTCGTCGGCACCCGCTTCGCCGGGACCGACGGCGTGTCGCTCGAGGCCGCCAAATGGGCCAAGGTGCTCTGGCACTACCGCCACACCAGCTATTGGTTCGGCGGCAAGCTCGACACCAACCCCGAAGTCAGCATGCTCGTGCCGCACGCCTACTTCGGCCACCCGGACATCGAGTGGGTCAACGAGCGGTCGTTCGGCAAGATCACGCGTGACCCGGAAGTGACGCGGCGTGTCTTCGCGATCGCCGACCACCTGAAGCGCAGCCTGTACGACTTCGTGCGGAAGTTCGACATCGAGATCCTCGTCGTCCAGAACGCGAGTTGCATCCCGATGAACCTGCCGCTGGGGGTGGCGATCGCGCTGTTCTGCGCCGAGACCAACTTCCCCACGATCGCCCACCACCACGACTTCTACTGGGAGCGCGACCGGTTCACGGTGAACTCCGTGGGCGACCTGCTGAGGATGGCGTTCCCCTGCACGATGCCGTGCATCCAGCACGTGACGATCAACAGCGAGGCGCAGCGGGCGTTGTCGCACCGGCGGGGGGTTTCGAGCGTGTTGGTGCCCAACGTGCTGGACTTCGAGAAACAGCCGACCGGCATCGACGACTACAACGCCGACTTCCGCCAGTCGATCGGCCTGGAGCCGGACGACATCCTGTTCCTGCAGCCCACCCGCGTCGTGCCGCGCAAGGGGATCGAGCACGCGATCGCGCTGATCCAGTCGCTGGGCAATCCCAAGTGCAAGCTGGTCGTGTCGCACGAGTCGGGCGACGAGGGCAACGACTACCTCAACGCCCTGCAGGAGATGGCCGAGCACCAGGGGGTCGACCTCCGCTACGTGCCGCAGAGCATCGGCGAGGAGCGTGGCGTCAACGAGGCGGGCGAGAAGGTCTACCTGCTGGCAGACGCCTACGCCCACGCCGACTTCATCACCTACCCGAGCCTGTACGAGGGCTTCGGCAACGCCCTGATCGAGGCGTTCTACTACCGCAAGCCGGTGCTGGTGAACCGCTACTCGATCTTCGTCTCCGACATCGAGCCGAAGGGCTTCGATGTCCCGACCATGAACGGCTTCCTCACGCGCGACGTGACGGCCAAGGTGAAGCGGATCATCGACGACCCGGTCTACCGCCAAGAGATGGTCGACCACAACTACGAGCTGAGCCTGCGGTTCTTCAGCCACGCGGTGCTCAGGCGCAAGCTGCGGGCGTTGATCACGAACGTGACCGGCTTGGACGACCTGTGA
- a CDS encoding metallophosphoesterase family protein — protein sequence MLRLIHISDLHFGPFYVPAVGEALLGAVDRLDADVVVASGDFTQRATVEEYEQAAAFVDRLPCERVIVTPGNHDVPLYRWWERLTAPHRNYQRHIHKRLNHTTTVGEATIVSLDSTAPHRAIVNGRLDDWQLDYADKAFAAEPSSRLRIVVAHHHFAPAPDYERSPTLPNAKQALDRFQRAGVELVLGGHLHRAYVGNSLDVYAGANREEGMVIAQCGTTTSRRGRAREREKNSFNLIAVTERDITVTHWMYFSAEETFAPTSRHTFARWATPRLQPQQDAERDAERHAAKV from the coding sequence ATGCTCCGCCTGATCCACATCTCCGACCTCCATTTCGGCCCATTTTACGTGCCGGCGGTCGGCGAGGCGTTGTTGGGGGCGGTCGATCGGCTCGACGCCGACGTGGTGGTGGCGAGCGGCGACTTCACCCAACGGGCCACGGTCGAGGAGTACGAGCAGGCCGCCGCGTTCGTTGACCGGCTGCCGTGTGAGAGGGTGATCGTCACCCCCGGCAACCACGACGTGCCGCTTTACCGCTGGTGGGAGCGGCTCACCGCGCCGCACCGGAATTACCAGCGGCACATCCACAAGCGACTTAATCACACGACGACGGTCGGCGAGGCGACGATCGTGTCGCTCGACTCGACAGCCCCGCATCGGGCGATCGTCAACGGCCGTCTCGACGACTGGCAGCTCGACTACGCCGACAAGGCCTTTGCCGCGGAGCCGTCGAGCCGGCTGCGGATCGTTGTGGCGCACCACCATTTCGCGCCGGCGCCCGACTACGAGCGGAGCCCCACGCTGCCCAACGCCAAGCAAGCGCTCGACCGATTCCAGCGCGCAGGCGTCGAGCTCGTGCTCGGCGGGCACCTGCACCGGGCGTACGTGGGCAACTCGCTCGACGTGTACGCCGGCGCCAACCGTGAGGAGGGGATGGTCATCGCCCAGTGCGGCACGACCACCTCGCGTCGCGGCCGCGCCCGCGAGCGGGAGAAGAACTCGTTCAACCTGATCGCGGTCACGGAGCGTGACATCACGGTGACCCACTGGATGTACTTCTCGGCCGAAGAGACGTTCGCACCGACCAGCCGCCACACGTTCGCCCGCTGGGCGACGCCCCGGCTGCAGCCGCAGCAAGACGCCGAGCGCGACGCCGAACGCCACGCCGCCAAGGTGTGA
- a CDS encoding type II toxin-antitoxin system RelE/ParE family toxin, with protein MRYRVLLSDELLAGVERHLDYLEQQSGGPGVAARWWEKAVEQVLSLDQMPNRCPLAPENDFEELTIRMLIVDRCLFLFTVDEKESVVRVLKMRHGSQSPRPL; from the coding sequence ATGCGATACCGCGTCCTTCTCTCCGACGAGTTGCTCGCTGGCGTGGAACGGCATCTCGATTACCTTGAGCAGCAATCCGGCGGGCCAGGCGTCGCTGCCAGGTGGTGGGAGAAGGCGGTCGAGCAGGTCCTGTCTCTCGATCAGATGCCCAATCGTTGCCCTCTGGCTCCGGAGAACGACTTCGAAGAGTTGACGATCCGCATGCTGATTGTCGATCGCTGTCTTTTTCTGTTCACGGTCGACGAGAAGGAATCGGTGGTGAGAGTACTCAAGATGCGCCATGGCAGCCAAAGCCCCAGGCCACTGTAA
- a CDS encoding ABC transporter permease, translated as MLAAVATIPLTKLALAFAPVALLLVVLWRWSLRPGAALYALGRMLVQLAAIGYVLAALFAADHPAWVLLALVVMTLAAGKIAIRTSLDRSAAHYWRAVAAIGLAGWATLAVVVLGVLSPQPWWSPRLVVPLAGMILANAMNAIGVAVERFESERERGAEWRDARNHAITAALIPATNALLAVGLVAIPGMMTGQVLSGEDPLVAARYQVMVMAMVYGSAGLACVAYFMLSRRERR; from the coding sequence ATGCTCGCCGCGGTCGCCACGATCCCCCTGACGAAACTCGCCCTGGCGTTCGCGCCGGTCGCCCTGCTGCTCGTCGTGTTGTGGCGGTGGTCGCTCCGCCCTGGGGCGGCGCTCTATGCGTTGGGTCGGATGCTCGTGCAGCTGGCGGCCATTGGCTACGTGCTCGCCGCGCTGTTCGCCGCCGACCACCCGGCGTGGGTGTTGCTGGCGCTCGTGGTGATGACGCTGGCGGCGGGCAAGATCGCTATCCGCACCTCGCTAGACCGCTCGGCGGCGCACTATTGGCGGGCCGTGGCCGCGATCGGCTTGGCGGGCTGGGCCACGCTCGCCGTGGTGGTCTTGGGGGTCCTCTCGCCCCAGCCGTGGTGGTCGCCGCGTCTCGTTGTGCCGCTGGCCGGCATGATCCTGGCCAACGCCATGAACGCGATCGGCGTGGCGGTTGAGCGGTTCGAGTCGGAGCGCGAGCGCGGCGCCGAGTGGCGCGACGCCCGCAACCACGCCATCACCGCCGCGCTGATCCCGGCGACCAACGCGCTGCTGGCCGTCGGGCTCGTGGCGATCCCCGGCATGATGACCGGCCAGGTGCTCTCGGGCGAAGACCCGCTCGTGGCCGCCCGCTACCAGGTGATGGTCATGGCGATGGTTTACGGCTCGGCGGGGTTGGCGTGTGTCGCTTATTTCATGCTGTCGCGACGCGAGCGGCGGTGA
- a CDS encoding glycosyl transferase has translation MPDFAQRGPITTIHDLGTATPEALEERLRRAVKKHAIGLVLPVTASDMRAAPFANIVEHLAGADYLDSSVIVLNRTEDPADYREAVRLVSPMGPRARVLWTDGPRGQEALAELADAGFDVSVPGKGRAVWFAFGYLLADPNVKAFVLEDGDIENYDNDMLVRLCLPMAHPGMDFDFCKAFYARCTDRMHGRVVRLLMTPVLRALISVMGNDPYLVFLRSFRYTLAGEFAISATLARSNRIPCDWGLEVGTLAEVYRNTSAKRVCQVDIARIYDHKHQPMSLEDKTSGLMKMASDILRNLFRTLASRGMVFGRGHFIALRAAYLRIAQDAIRQYHADSLMNALNYDRHSEEQAIEAFAELITATGEAVNDDPSGSAALPTWTRVVTTLPDFQQRLRQIAEDDLAEYGG, from the coding sequence GTGCCCGACTTTGCTCAACGCGGACCGATCACCACGATCCACGACCTGGGGACCGCCACCCCCGAGGCGCTCGAGGAGCGGCTCCGCCGGGCGGTCAAGAAGCACGCGATCGGCCTCGTGCTGCCGGTGACGGCCTCCGACATGCGCGCGGCGCCGTTCGCCAACATTGTTGAGCACCTCGCGGGGGCCGATTACCTCGATTCGTCGGTCATCGTGCTGAACCGCACCGAGGACCCGGCTGACTACCGCGAGGCGGTGCGGCTGGTCTCGCCGATGGGCCCGCGGGCGCGGGTGCTGTGGACCGACGGCCCGCGCGGCCAGGAGGCGCTCGCCGAGCTCGCCGACGCCGGGTTCGACGTCTCCGTGCCGGGCAAGGGACGCGCCGTGTGGTTCGCCTTCGGCTACCTGTTGGCCGACCCCAATGTCAAGGCGTTCGTGCTTGAAGACGGCGACATCGAGAACTACGACAACGACATGCTCGTGCGTTTGTGCCTGCCGATGGCGCACCCCGGCATGGACTTCGACTTCTGCAAGGCGTTCTACGCCCGCTGCACCGACCGCATGCACGGCCGCGTGGTGCGGCTGCTGATGACGCCCGTGCTGCGGGCGCTGATCTCGGTGATGGGCAACGACCCGTACCTGGTGTTCCTGCGCAGCTTCCGGTACACGCTCGCTGGCGAGTTCGCCATCTCGGCGACCCTGGCCCGCTCGAACCGCATCCCTTGCGACTGGGGCCTGGAGGTCGGCACGCTGGCCGAGGTCTATCGCAACACGTCGGCCAAGCGCGTCTGCCAGGTCGACATCGCGCGGATCTACGACCACAAGCACCAGCCGATGTCGCTTGAGGACAAGACGTCCGGGCTGATGAAGATGGCTTCGGATATCTTGCGCAACCTGTTCCGCACCCTGGCGAGCCGCGGCATGGTGTTCGGCCGCGGGCACTTCATCGCGTTGCGGGCTGCCTACCTGCGGATCGCCCAAGACGCCATCCGGCAGTACCACGCCGACTCGCTGATGAACGCCCTCAACTACGATCGGCACAGCGAGGAGCAGGCGATCGAGGCGTTCGCCGAGCTGATCACCGCCACCGGCGAGGCGGTCAACGACGACCCGTCCGGCTCGGCGGCGCTGCCGACCTGGACCCGGGTCGTGACGACCCTGCCCGATTTCCAGCAACGGCTGCGGCAGATCGCCGAGGACGACCTGGCCGAGTACGGCGGCTGA
- a CDS encoding diacylglycerol/lipid kinase family protein, which produces MKTELPDRLVSTPACFIVNPSAGRGAVAELEKAINRTFGDQGEVYTTKQPGEAQEIVSKAGSEGRLVVAAGGDGTVNAIINAAMAAPERPTLGVVPLGTANNFCRSLGVPLNLEEAVRCVRDGTASGVDLVEVRTEQKKLYYATVATAGNADRVIDALEENEKQQWGAWCYLRAALPILTDLQAYPLRVEADGEPMGDFRIWNLLVANTRYAGGGIDVAPHAALDNGLLDLVLISEGPGLDLLSLTSGYLTSGYLEHERVTHRQATRVTVRSERELRWLVDGEMIAGSDFEFAVAPRALQVLRPTE; this is translated from the coding sequence ATGAAAACCGAACTGCCCGACCGCCTCGTCTCGACGCCGGCCTGTTTTATCGTGAATCCCTCGGCGGGCCGCGGGGCGGTGGCGGAGCTTGAGAAAGCGATCAATCGCACCTTCGGCGATCAGGGTGAGGTCTACACGACCAAGCAGCCGGGCGAGGCTCAGGAGATTGTGAGTAAAGCGGGGAGCGAGGGCCGTTTGGTCGTGGCGGCCGGCGGCGACGGCACGGTGAACGCCATCATCAACGCGGCGATGGCCGCCCCCGAGCGACCGACGCTCGGCGTCGTGCCGCTCGGAACGGCGAACAACTTCTGCCGCTCGCTGGGCGTCCCGCTCAATTTGGAGGAGGCGGTGCGCTGCGTCCGCGACGGGACCGCCAGCGGGGTCGATCTCGTCGAGGTCCGCACGGAGCAGAAGAAACTCTACTACGCCACCGTGGCCACGGCGGGCAACGCCGACCGGGTGATCGACGCCCTGGAGGAGAACGAGAAGCAGCAGTGGGGCGCCTGGTGCTATTTGCGAGCCGCGTTGCCGATCCTCACCGACTTGCAGGCGTATCCCCTTCGGGTCGAAGCCGACGGCGAGCCGATGGGCGACTTTCGCATCTGGAACCTGCTGGTGGCCAACACCCGCTACGCCGGCGGCGGCATCGACGTGGCGCCACACGCCGCCCTCGACAACGGGCTGCTGGACCTCGTGCTGATCTCCGAGGGCCCCGGCCTCGACCTGCTCTCGCTCACCTCCGGGTACCTCACCAGCGGTTACCTCGAGCACGAGCGGGTCACGCACCGACAAGCCACCCGGGTGACGGTGCGCAGCGAGCGGGAGCTCCGCTGGTTGGTCGACGGCGAGATGATCGCCGGGAGCGATTTCGAGTTCGCGGTCGCCCCGCGGGCGCTGCAGGTCCTGCGGCCCACGGAGTGA
- a CDS encoding UDP-glucose dehydrogenase family protein — MKIAVIGTGYVGLVTGTCFSNSGNDVTCIDIDEKKIAGLKQGEIPIYEPGLKEMVLRNAEEGRLKFTTDTPAGVREAEIVYLAVGTPQGDDGSADLSAMWAVVKAIAPHLREDAIVVTKSTVPVGTNATIYGMLQELTGRDCDVASNPEFLKEGAAIDDFMKPDRVVVGVRRPEVSDKLEQLYSPFLRTEKPFLSMSPESAEMTKYVANALLATKISFINEMANLCEKMGGDINDVRRGIGHDSRIGFAFLFPGVGYGGSCFPKDVRALNAMTVSKGLEPTMLRAVDEINERQKSVMANKLDAHFGGDLSGKRIAIWGLAFKPETDDIREAPALVLVDWLLEKGAAVVAHDPEAIPNVRAELGDKIEYSERRMATLDGADALCILTDWKAYHQPDFAEMYQLLKEPVVLDGRNLYDPARMAARGYCYHSIGRVSVDGRNGKK; from the coding sequence ATGAAGATCGCAGTCATCGGAACCGGTTACGTCGGCCTTGTTACCGGCACGTGCTTCTCGAATAGCGGCAACGATGTCACTTGCATCGACATCGACGAGAAGAAGATCGCGGGCCTCAAGCAAGGCGAGATCCCGATCTACGAGCCGGGGCTCAAGGAGATGGTGCTCCGCAACGCCGAGGAGGGCCGCCTGAAGTTCACGACCGACACGCCGGCCGGCGTGCGTGAGGCCGAGATCGTTTACCTGGCCGTCGGCACCCCGCAGGGCGACGACGGCTCGGCCGACCTGTCGGCCATGTGGGCCGTGGTCAAAGCGATCGCCCCGCACCTGCGCGAGGACGCGATCGTCGTCACCAAGAGCACCGTGCCGGTCGGCACGAACGCCACGATCTACGGCATGCTCCAGGAGCTGACGGGCCGCGATTGCGACGTCGCCAGCAACCCGGAGTTCCTCAAAGAGGGCGCCGCGATCGACGACTTCATGAAGCCCGACCGGGTGGTGGTGGGCGTCCGCCGGCCGGAGGTTTCCGACAAGCTCGAGCAGCTCTACTCGCCGTTCCTCAGGACCGAGAAGCCGTTCCTGTCGATGAGCCCCGAGTCGGCCGAGATGACCAAGTACGTCGCCAACGCGCTGCTCGCGACGAAGATCAGCTTCATCAACGAGATGGCCAACCTCTGTGAGAAGATGGGGGGCGACATCAACGACGTGCGCCGCGGCATCGGCCACGACAGCCGCATCGGCTTTGCGTTCCTGTTCCCCGGCGTCGGCTACGGCGGCAGCTGCTTCCCGAAGGACGTGCGGGCGCTCAACGCGATGACCGTGAGCAAGGGCCTCGAGCCGACCATGCTGCGAGCGGTCGACGAGATCAACGAGCGTCAGAAGAGCGTGATGGCCAACAAGCTCGACGCCCACTTCGGCGGCGACCTCAGCGGCAAGCGGATCGCCATCTGGGGCCTAGCCTTCAAGCCCGAGACCGACGACATCCGCGAGGCCCCCGCGCTGGTGCTCGTCGACTGGCTGCTGGAGAAGGGCGCTGCCGTCGTGGCCCACGACCCCGAGGCGATTCCCAACGTCCGCGCCGAGTTGGGCGACAAGATCGAGTACTCCGAGCGCCGCATGGCGACGCTCGACGGCGCCGACGCGCTCTGCATCCTCACCGACTGGAAGGCGTACCACCAGCCGGACTTCGCCGAGATGTACCAGCTGCTCAAGGAGCCCGTGGTGCTCGACGGCCGCAACCTCTACGACCCCGCCCGCATGGCCGCCCGCGGCTACTGCTACCACTCGATCGGCCGGGTGAGCGTCGACGGGCGCAACGGCAAGAAGTGA
- a CDS encoding DoxX family protein, which produces MYSKTSPLPSLGLLLLRVAFGVMMLVHGWQKLSGFSEMADAFPDPIGMGSRLSLMSAIGAEFGCSLLLIAGLLTRVAVLPLAFTMVIALFVVHADDPWQTKELAAAYLAVYVALLLTGPGSLSIDRLIFGRGQAANAADAPAE; this is translated from the coding sequence ATGTATTCCAAGACCTCTCCCTTACCGTCGCTCGGTTTGCTCCTGCTGCGGGTCGCGTTCGGGGTGATGATGCTGGTCCATGGCTGGCAAAAGCTGAGCGGGTTCTCGGAGATGGCCGACGCGTTCCCCGACCCGATCGGCATGGGGAGCCGCCTGAGCCTGATGTCGGCCATCGGCGCCGAGTTCGGCTGTTCGCTGCTGCTCATCGCCGGCCTGCTCACACGCGTGGCGGTGTTGCCGCTGGCGTTCACGATGGTGATCGCCTTGTTCGTCGTCCACGCCGATGACCCGTGGCAGACCAAAGAGTTGGCCGCGGCCTACCTGGCCGTCTACGTTGCGCTGCTGCTTACCGGACCGGGGAGCCTGTCGATCGACCGGCTGATCTTCGGCCGGGGCCAAGCCGCAAACGCCGCGGACGCGCCGGCGGAGTGA